CGCCGGCCGCCGCGACGGCGTCATTACCGTCCGCCATCCCCGCGAGGGCATCGAGCGCCGGATCTGCCTCGACGCGGGAAGGATCACCGCGTGCGCCTCGAACCTCCCGCGCGACTACTACGGCAGCTATCTCGTGCGGCTCGGCTACTGCGCCGAGGAGGACGTCAACCGCTCGCTTCAGATCCAGCGCGAAACCGGGATCATGATGGGGCAGATCCTCGTGATGGTCGAGAAGCTCACCCGCGACGACGCCGTCACCACGCTGACCGAGAAGACGATGGACAACGTCTGCGAGGCCTTCCTGTGGGAGGACGGGACGTTCGAGTACGACCCGAAGCCTTTGCCTCCGAGGAAGATGGTCGAGCTGTCGATCGACCCCGTCGCCGTCGTCATCGAGGGCGCCCGGCGGGCGGATGCGTGGAACGCGCTCCGGATCCGCTATTCCCCCGAGTCGATCTTCGAAGGGACCGGCACGACGTTTTCGGCCTCGGGGGAGTACGAGAATCCGCGGGTCGCGCGGGTCGTGCTGCCGCTCCTCGACGGGGAGCGCACGATCGGCCGTCTCTGCCGCGAGCTCCCGTTCTCCCAGTACTCGGTGATCGAGGCGGTCGCCGATCTCGTCCGGACCAACCTCGCGCGGGCGAGCGACGTGAGCGCGGCCATCCCGCGACGGCAGCGCCTCGAGGCTCGGCTCGCGGAGGCGACCGACGCCGAGAAGGGCGGCCACTGGGGCGCGGCGGTGCAGATCCTCGAGGGGCTCGAAGCGCTGCACTGGGAGATCCCCGGTCTGGCGGAGGCCCTGCCGCGCGCCCGCGTTCGCTACAAGCAGAGCCTCGCCGAGACGGCGTTCCGCCCGGAAGACGTGCCGGTGGTGGCCCTCGATCCCGAAGCGCTCGAACGGCTGAATCTCATGCCCGTCGACGGGTTCCTCGTCTCCCGGATCGACGGGAGCCTCTCGGCGGCCGAGGTGATCCGCGTCTCGGCGCTCGCCGAGATGGACGCGCTGCGGGCGCTCAAGCGCCTGCTCGACGCCGGAGTGATCGCCTTCCTGCCGCAGCCGCCCGGTTAGCCGCCGAAGCGAGGTTGAGCTTCGCCGCGCCGACGATGGCATAATCGCGGAAACGCCGAAGGAGGTTCCCATGTCCTCTCTTCCGCCCGACCCCGCGGCTGCGGCCGGCATCCTGCCCTGGGAGCGGCGCCGCGACCTGGACCCCTTTCACGCCTTCGTCGAGACGATCAAGCTCTTCGTCACGCGGCCGGACGAGGCCTGGCGGATCACCCCGGAGCGCGGCGGATTCGAGTCGCCGCTCCTCTTCGGCCTGATCGTCTCCTTCCTGGGCGCGGCGGTCTCGTTCGTCTATCGCTGGGTCTTCGTCTCTCCCTGGATCCGGATGTTCCCGCCGGCCGCGTTCCGGCGATGGGGAGGCGTTCCCTGGTGGGCGATGGGACGCCGGCCGTCCGGCTGCGCGATCGTCGCCTGGCCCTTCGCGGCCGCCTTCGCGATCCTCTGCGGGCTCTTCATCGGCGCGGCGATTTTGCATCTCTTCGTGCTGATCGTCGGGGCGGCGAGGTCCTCGGCCTCGGGATTCGAGGGGACTTTCCGAGTCGTCGCTTATTCCTCCGTGTCGAGTCTCGCGCAGGTGATTCCGATCTTCGGCGGCCTCGTGGCGTTCGTCTGGTGGATCGTGCTCGCGGTGAAGGGAATCACGAGGCTCCACCGGGCCACACCCGGCCGCGCGCTCGCCGCGGTGCTCGTTCCGATCGTGCTGGTCTTCGGAGTGGTCGTGCTGTGCGCGGTGGTGGTGTTCGGGCTGCTGATGGCGACCCACCGCGGCTCCTCCTACTCT
This genomic window from Thermoanaerobaculia bacterium contains:
- a CDS encoding YIP1 family protein, which produces MSSLPPDPAAAAGILPWERRRDLDPFHAFVETIKLFVTRPDEAWRITPERGGFESPLLFGLIVSFLGAAVSFVYRWVFVSPWIRMFPPAAFRRWGGVPWWAMGRRPSGCAIVAWPFAAAFAILCGLFIGAAILHLFVLIVGAARSSASGFEGTFRVVAYSSVSSLAQVIPIFGGLVAFVWWIVLAVKGITRLHRATPGRALAAVLVPIVLVFGVVVLCAVVVFGLLMATHRGSSYSL
- a CDS encoding DUF4388 domain-containing protein, whose protein sequence is MSLSGTFESMSMVELMRWARAGRRDGVITVRHPREGIERRICLDAGRITACASNLPRDYYGSYLVRLGYCAEEDVNRSLQIQRETGIMMGQILVMVEKLTRDDAVTTLTEKTMDNVCEAFLWEDGTFEYDPKPLPPRKMVELSIDPVAVVIEGARRADAWNALRIRYSPESIFEGTGTTFSASGEYENPRVARVVLPLLDGERTIGRLCRELPFSQYSVIEAVADLVRTNLARASDVSAAIPRRQRLEARLAEATDAEKGGHWGAAVQILEGLEALHWEIPGLAEALPRARVRYKQSLAETAFRPEDVPVVALDPEALERLNLMPVDGFLVSRIDGSLSAAEVIRVSALAEMDALRALKRLLDAGVIAFLPQPPG